One window of Papaver somniferum cultivar HN1 chromosome 9, ASM357369v1, whole genome shotgun sequence genomic DNA carries:
- the LOC113312167 gene encoding uncharacterized protein LOC113312167 — protein sequence MGGGPPAPKTLKELTSPNIDQQPLCIQLNGIIELKPQLIHLLPKFKGLAGEDPNRHLQQFHHVVTSMKQATADADMTMMTSFPFSLIDAAGEWFFCLPFGSITTWNGMKKLFLEKYFPASKAAVIRKEICGIRQVSGETLYEYWERYKKLLSSCPHHQISDQLVIQYFYEGLLSNDRNLIDAASGGALTNKTIAEATSLLENMAANTQQLYTRGEPMVRKVNEVGDSSHLEYRTGNMERMMQQIAAAVIPSYTEDVEQASAMYQNQQRPRYDPYSSTYNPGWRDHPNFSYANK from the coding sequence ATGGGAGGTGGACCACCTGCTCCAAAAACACTCAAGGAGCTCACTtctccaaacattgaccaacaaCCTTTATGTATTCAGCTGAATGGAATCATTGAGTTGAAGCCGCAATTGATTCACTTGCTGCCCAAATTCAAAGGTTTAGCGGGAGAGGATCCTAATCGTCACTTACAACAATTCCATCATGTTGTGACTAGTATGAAGCAAGCAACCGCAGATGCTGATATGACTATGATGACATCGTTTCCTTTCTCCCTTATAGATGCTGCAGGAGAGTGGTTCTTTTGCTTACCCTTTGGAAGCATAACCACTTGGAATGGAATGAAAAAGTTGTTCCTTGAGAAGTATTTTCCAGCATCAAAAGCAGCAgtgattcgcaaggagatttgtggtatCAGGCAAGTATCGGGGGAGACCCTCTATGAGTATTGGGAGCGTTACAAGAAGCTTTTAtctagctgtccacaccaccaaattAGTGATCAACTTGTGATTCAATATTTCTATGAGGGGTTGCTTTCTAATGATAGAAATTTGATCGATGccgcaagtggtggtgcactcaCCAACAAGACCATTGCTGAAGCTACAAGCTTGTTGGAGAACATGGCTGCAAACACACAACAACTCTACACTCgaggtgaaccaatggtaagGAAAGTAAATGAAGTTGGTGATTCTTCACATTTGGAATATAGGACGGGTAACATGGAAAGGATGATGCAACAAATAGCAGCGGCTGTAATACCATCATACACCGAAGATGTTGAGCAAGCAAGTGCAatgtaccaaaatcagcaaaggCCAAGATATGATCCATACTCTAGCACATACAATCCGGGTTGGCGTGATCATCCCAATTTCAGCTACGCCAACAAGTAA
- the LOC113312168 gene encoding uncharacterized protein LOC113312168 — MQRPQQEIQGTSVDDKFTLMMQSMQEISKTMQGFNQFQQKSEMAMRDVQNQVSQLANDMNQLKAQATGKLPSQPLNHRENVSAIELRSGKQVEKPAASPEFRERDLEKEMDEAVPKKDDSVTNSNSKPLVSTYVTPPPFPNRFAESKETLDKEIWEIFKKIEVNIPLIETIRQVPRYAKLLKELFTTTLLDLGASISVMPASIYESLNLGPLKSTIIVIQLADRSNVYRKGVVENVLVQVNELIFPVDFYVLDMSDENSSSSTPLLLGRPFMRTARTKIDVFEGTLTMEFDGEVVRFNIFEVMRYPSDVHSCFAVEETDAG, encoded by the exons ATGCAAAGACCACAACAAGAAATTCAAGGTACAAGTGTGGATGACAAGTTTACTCTTATGATGCAAAGTATGCAAGAGATTTCAAAGACAATGCAAGGGTTCAACCAGTTCCAGCAGAAATCTGAGATGGCTATGAGAGATGTGCAAAACCAAGTTAGTCAATTGGCTAATGATATGAATCAACTCAAGGCACAAGCAACTGGAAAACTTCCTTCGCAACCATTGAATCATAGGGAGAATGTTAGTGCTATTGAACTACGAAGTGGAAAGCAAGTAGAGAAACCGGCAGCATCACCGGAGTTCCGTGAACGTGATTTAGAGAAAGAAATGGACGAAGCGGTCCCTAAAAAGGATGATTCGGTAACAAATTCTAACTCTAAACCTCTAGTTTCTACTTATGTTACTCCCCCACCTTTTCCTAACAGGTTTGCAGAGTCTAAGGAGACGTTGGACAAAGagatttgggaaatcttcaagaagATCGAAGTGAACATTCCATTAATTGAGACGATAAGGCAGGTTCCTCGCTATGCAAAGCTCTtaaaggaatt GTTTACAACAACTTTGCTAGATTTAGGAGCATCTATTAGTGTCATGCCTGCTTCAATTTATGAATCTTTAAATCTTGGTCCTCTCAAAAGTACTATCATAGTTATTCAACTTGCGGATAGATCTAATGTCTACCGGAAAGGGGTTGTTGaaaatgttttggtgcaggttaatgAGCTTATATTTCCTGTGGACTTCTATGTTCTTGATAtgagtgatgaaaactcatcctCGTCTACACCTTTGTTGTTGGGTAGACCATTTATGAGAACCGCTAGAACAAAGATAGATGTATTTGAAGGTACCTTGACAATGGAATTTGATGGAGAGGTCGTTCGCTTCAACATCTTTGAGGTGATGAGATACCCTAGTGATGTGCACTCATGTTTTGCCGTGGAGGAAACTGATGCTGGCTAA